GAGAAGCAGGACTCAAATTTTAGGAAAAGGAGGGGAACCGAGTGAAAAATTTCGACCCAAGCACTTTAGATTTAACTGAAAGAGTCGTAAAAATCAACAGAGTAGCAAAGGTAGTAAAGGGTGGACGTCGTTTCAGTTTTAGTGCACTTGTTGTTGTAGGTGATGGCAACGGGCATATAGGAGCTGGCATGGGCAAAGCCGGAGAAGTACCAGAAGCTATTCGTAAAGCTATAGAAGATGCTAAAAAGAAGATGATTAAGGTGCCTGTGGTAGGGACTACTATTCCTCACCAGGTAGACGGTAGATTCGGCGGTGGTAAAGTATTTATGAAACCAGCTGCTGAAGGTACTGGAGTTATTGCTGGTGGTCCAGTACGTGCGGTGTTAGAAGTAGCTGGTGTAAGAGACATCCTAACCAAATCTTTAGGATCGGATAACGCCCTTAACATCGTACATGCAACTATTGCAGGATTAAAAGAACTACGTACTGTCGAACAAGTAGCCAAACTGAGAGGCAAAACTGTAGAGGAAATTTTAGAATAGGAGGGTTGAAAATGGCTAAAACGTTAGAAATCAAACTAGTGAGAAGCTTAATTGGGAAGTCAAAAGACCAAAGAGCAACAGTAAAATCGTTAGGTCTTCATAAGCTCCAACAAGTTGTCACTCAGCCTGACAACCCTCAAACTAGAGGTAAAATAGAAAAAGTTTCTCATCTAGTAGAAGTTGTAGAAGGTTAACAAAACCTCATTTAGTCACCATACCATAAAAGGAGGTGCGAAGCTTAATGGAACTACACAAATTAAGGCCACCGAAAGGTGCTAAAAAAGCTCGCAAAAGAAAAGGTATCGGCCCCGGAACTGGGCTAGGAAAAACCGCTGGCCGTGGACATGGCGGTCAAAATTCTCGTAGTGGCGGTGGTGTTAGACCAGGTTTTGAAGGTGGGCAAACACCACTTCAGGGCAGGGTGCCAAAAAGAGGATTTAACAACAAAAGATATACAAAGAATTGGACAATAATAAACTTAAAAGATTTAAATATTTTCGCAGCAGAAACCGTTGTAACACCTGAGCTCTTACTGGAAAAAAAGATTATCAAAAAAATTGGCGACGGTGTCAAAGTTTTAGGAAACGGTGAACTTTCAGTTAAATTAGACGTGAAAGCTCATGGTTTTACCAAATCAGCCGCTGCGAAAATCGAGGAGCAAGGCGGCACAACTGAGGTGATATAAAATGAAGTTTTTAGAGACCTTACGAAACGCCTGGAAGGTAAAAGACATCCGTACTAAGATCCTATTCACTTTAGCAATGTTGCTAGTGTTTAGATTAGGTACTTTTGTCCCAGTGCCTGGCATCGATTCAGCCCAAGTACAAAACCTAGTACAAGACGGCGGCGGGTTACTAGGACTTTTTGATACCCTTGGAGGGGGAGCTTTTGCTAACTTCTCAATTTTTGCCATGGGTATCATGCCTTACATTAATGCCTCAATCATTATGCAACTTTTGACAGTGGTTGTCCCAACTTTTGAAAGATGGTCAAAAGAAGGAGAAGAAGGTAAAAAGAAACTTCAACAGGCTATCAGGTACGCTACTGTTGTCATCGCGTTGATTCAGTCAATAGGACTGAGCTTTGGATTTAGAGGCTTTGTTGACAATTTTGGAGTAGGTTCAGTAACCTTAATTGCTTTAAGTTTAACTGCAGGTACTGCATTTTTGATGTGGTTAGGTGAACAAATTACAGAAAAGGGTATAGGTAATGGTATTTCTTTGATTATATTTGCTGGTATAGTTTCGCAACTACCGGCTACCTTAATGCGTTATTTTACCCTTTGGCAAGCAGGGGAACTTCAGCTTTTTGGTATAGTGATGCTGCTACTTATGGCAGTTTTAGTAATAGCAGGCGTTGTTTATATACAAGAGGGAGAGAGAAGAATCCCAGTCCAATATGCTAAAAGAGTTGTAGGTAGGAAAATGTATGGAGGGCAAGCTACCCATATACCTTTAAAAGTAAACCAATCTGGTGTAATCCCTGTAATTTTTGCCACTTCGATATTGATGTTTCCTTCAGCTATAGGCCAATTTACCAATAATGCAATTATATCGGCTATAGCAGGATTCTTTGATATTGCCAGTGTTTCTGGCCAAATCCTTCAAGTTCTGCTAATTATTGCTTTTGCTTACTTTTACACTGCAATAACCGTTAATCCGGAAGATTTAGCGGATAACATGAAGAAAAACGGTGGTTTCATCCCAGGTATAAGACCAGGGAGACCAACTGCGGCCCATATACAAACAATATTAACAAGAATCACCCTTGTAGGCGCTCTTTTCCTGGCCTTGATTGTTATGCTTCCGTTTATACTAGGTGCACTTGTGGATGGAGTACAAATTGGTATAGGAGGAACATCTTTGCTAATTGTTGTGGGTGTTGCTTTAGAAACGATGAAGCAAATAGAAAGTCAAATGCTTATGCGTCACTACAAAGGGTTTATGAGCTAAACCTATAGGGGAGGCTAAATAATGAGATTAATCTTATTAGGACCGCCTGGTGCTGGAAAGGGTACACAGGCGACACAAATAGCACAAGAATATGACATACCTCATATTTCAACTGGAGATATGTTTAGGCAAGCAGTCAAGGAACAAACAGAAATGGGTGTAAAAGCCCAAAGCTATATGGATGCTGGTAAACTTGTTCCTGATGAGATTGTTATAGGTATTGTGGCAGAACGCTTAAACAAAAGTGATTGCGTTCAAGGGTTTTTGTTAGACGGTTTTCCGCGAACTAAAGCTCAAGCCAAAGCCTTAGACGAAATTTTAGCTCAACTAAACTCTCCATTAAATAGAGCTATAAATATAGAAGTTCCACATGAGGATCTTATTGCTAGACTAACAGGTCGAAGGGTCTGTAAAGATTGTGGTTCAACGTACCACGTGGTTTTTAATAATACCGACCAAGAGGGCAGATGTGACAGTTGCGGGGGCGAACTTTTCCAAAGAGATGATGATAAAGAGCATACTGCTAAAGAGCGCCTAGCTGTTTATAACAAGCAAACCCTTCCACTAATTAACTATTACAAGGAAAAAGGTAAGCTTGATAATATCGACGGCACCGGCTCTATAGAAAAGGTTTTCAAACAAATTAAAAATGCCCTAGGGAGTACTGGAAATGATAATAATTAAATCCAGTAGAGAGATAGGGCTTTTGGCCGAAGCTGGTCGTATAACTGCAGAGGCACATAAAGTTGTATCACAGGCCATAAAGCCAGGGGTAACAACTAAAGAGTTGGATAACATAGTGGAAGACTACCTCCTTTCAAAAGGGGCGCAGCCTGCGTTTAAAGGATACCATGGGTTTCCTGCTAGTATATGTGCATCCGTCAATGAAGAGGTAGTTCATGGAATTCCTGGGGGTAAAACCCTAAAAAATGGAGATATTATTAGTATTGATATTGGAGCGAAGATTAACGGCTACCATGGCGATGCAGCGAAGACATATGCTGTAGGGGAAGTTTCCTCGGAGATTAATCAGCTGTTAAAAGTCACAGAAGAGTCACTAATGTTAGGAATTGAAAAAGCTACAGTAGGAAATCGTTTATATGATATCTCTGCTGCAATCCAACAGCATGTAGAACGCTTTAACTACGGAATAGTCAAAGATTATGCCGGACACGGCATCGGTCAAAAGATGCATGAGGCTCCTGAAATCCCTAACTACGGAAAGCCAGGACAAGGGCCAAGGCTCAAAGCAGGAATGGCATTGGCTATAGAACCTATGATTAATTTAGGGACTCATAAGGTTAAAACATTAAAAGATGGTTGGACAGTAGTTACGCTAGACAAAAAACCATCGGCTCATTTTGAGCACACAATAGTTATAACAGAAAACGGTCCCGAAATAATGACTATTTGCTAGCTTAGGGTAAAAAAGGAGGGGAAGATTTCCTTGACTGATATACAAACAGGACAGTTAGTCCGCTCTAAAAAGGGACGAGATTTAGGGAATTTGTATATAGTAATGGCTATAGAGGGTGATAGAGTGCTGTTGGTTGACGGCAAAAAAAGACCAACCAAAAAGCCTAAGGCGAAAAACATAAAGCATATCACTCCTATTACAAAAAACAAGACCGGCTTCATTTTGCAAGGGTCTATAAAAGATAGTGCGGTAGTGCAATTTATCAATCTTAGCAAAATGGATCTTTAACCGGTTAAAAAGGAGGTTTTAGCCATATGGCAAAACAAGACGTGATTGAAACAGTAGGGGAAGTTGTTGATACACTCCCAAATGCTATGTTCAAAGTTAAATTAGAGAATGACCATGAAGTGCTGGCCCATGTATCCGGCAAGCTCAGAATGAACTTTATCAAAATACTACCTGGAGATAAAGTAACTGTAGAACTGTCTCCGTACGACCTTACTAGAGGGCGAATCACCATTCGCCATAAATAGTCCATAGGGCAAAGGAGGTAGACAAATGAAAGTACGACCATCTGTAAAACAAATATGTGAAAAATGTAAAGTTATCAGAAGAAATGGTAGAGTAATGGTTATCTGTGAAAACCCTAAACATAAACAAAAACAAGGTTAGAGAATAGGAGGTGTCAGTATGGCCAGAATTGCTGGGGTTGACTTACCCAAAAATAAGAGAGTTGAAATTGGCCTTACCTATATCTATGGTGTTGGCAGAACAACTTCCAACCAAGTTCTAAGTGCTGTTGGTATTAATACAGATACAAGGGTAAAAGACCTTACCGATGAAGAGGTAAACAGACTTAGAGAAGAAATAGATAAAAGTTTAACCGTTGAAGGTGATCTTCGTCGAGAAAACGCTATGAACATAAAAAGACTTATAGAAATTGGAAGTTACCGCGGACGTCGTCATCGTCAAGGTTTACCAGTTAGAGGACAAAATACTAAAAATAATTCTCGTACTCGTAAGGGACCGAAAAAGAGCGGTATTCGCAACAAAAAATAGGTTAAAGGAGGGACTAAAATATGGCACGTAGAAGCACCCGTCCAAAACGTAAAGAACGGAAGAATATAGAACGTGGCGCAGCTCACATTCATTCGACCTTTAATAACACAATTATAACAATTTCTGATGTAGCGGGTAACACACTTGCTTGGTCAAGTGCAGGAGCAATGGGTTTTAAAGGCTCAAGAAAAAGCACTCCTTTTGCTGCTCAAACTGCTGCGGAATCCGCGGCGGATACAGCTATGGAACATGGGTTAAAGTATATTGAAGTTACAGTAAATGGACCTGGTTCTGGAAGAGAAGCTGCAATTAGAGCCCTTCAAGCTGCAGGTCTTGAAGTAAGCGCAATTAGAGATGTAACACCAATACCACACAACGGTTGTAGACCACCTAAGCGCCGTCGTGTATAACATTTTATAGGAGGTGTATGAATAGATATGGCAAGATATACTGAAAGCGTGTGCCGTCAATGTCGTAGAGAAGGCACGAAACTATTTCTAAAAGGCGAAAGATGCTATACGCCTAAATGTGCCGTTGATCGTAGAGCTTATGCTCCTGGTCAGCATGGACAATCAAGAAAAAAAGTGTCAGAGTATGGGCTACAGCTTAGAGAAAAACAAAAAGTTCGTAGAATCTACGGTGTTCTGGAAAAACAGTTTAGAAACTACTTTAAAGAAGCCAACAGGCTGCCAGGCATTACTGGTGACAACCTACTTCAACTACTAGAACAAAGATTAGATAACGTAGTGTTCCGTCTAGGGTTTGCTACATCAAGAGTGGAAGGTAGACAATTAGTGAACCATGGTCATTTTTTAGTAAATGGCAAAAAAGTAAATATTCCTTCATACCAAATTCAACCTGGTGATGTAATTGAGGTTAAAGAAAAAAGCAAAAATTCTCCTAGATTAAAGGAAATTAAAGAAATTGCTGCTACTCAAAACACAGTTGCATGGTTAGAGAGAGACGTAGAGTCACTTTCAGGTAAGGTTGTAGCTGCTCCTAAGCGGGAAGACATCGATATGCCAATCGAAGAACACTTAATTGTAGAGCTTTACTCTAGATAAGCTTAGTAAACTAGCAGCCCTCGAAAACTCCATATATAACGAGAAAGGGAGGGTATAAACTTGATAGAAATTGAAAAACCCACAATAGAATGTATAAAAATGTCAGAAGATAACACCTATGGTGAGTTTGTTGTAGAGCCTTTAGAGAGGGGATATGGCAACACACTTGGTAATTCTTTAAGAAGAATACTTATATCATCTTTACCTGGCGCTGCTGTCACCAGCGTTAAAATTGAGGGAGTCCCCCATGAGTTCTCCACAATTAAAGGATTAAAAGAGGATACCACTGAGGTAATTCTTAACCTTAAAGAGTTAAGTCTTAAAATTCATAGCCAACAACCGAAGACATTGCTATTAAATTATGAAGGTGCTGGTGTGATCACTGCAGGTGATATCTCGCCTGACGCTGATGTTGAAATTTTAAATCCAGATCATGTGATAGCTCATGCTTCGGAGGGTACCAACCTGTCCATGGAAATCAGTGTAGAACCAGGCAGAGGCTATGTACCCGCAGAAAAGAAAAACACTGATGATCAACCTATCGGAGTAATAGCTGTTGATTCAATCTTTACTCCAATTAAAAAGGTTAAGTATTCAGTGCAAGATACCAGAGTTGGTCAAATCACAAACTATGATAAATTGACTTTGGAGGTTCTAACCGACGGTAGCATTAGACCAGATGAAGCAATAAGTCTAGCTGCTAAAATCATGAATGAACATTTAGAACTTTTCATCGATCTAACCCATACTGTAAGCGATATTGAAGTAATGGTAGAAAAAGAAGAGGATGAAAAGGAAAAAGTCTTTGAAATGCCAATCGAAGATCTAGAGTTCTCCGTAAGATCCTATAATTGCTTGAAAAGAGCTGGAATTAACTATGTTGAAGAGCTAGTTCAAAAAAGTGAAGGCGATATGATGAAGGTTAGAAACCTTGGCAGAAAATCCTTAGAAGAAGTGCAAGACAAACTAAGAAAACTAGGATTATCCCTAAGAGAAGAGGATGAATAAAGGAGGGGATATTAGATGGCACACAGCAAGTTTGGACGGACAACAAACCAAAGAAAAGCTTTGTTAAGAGGCTTAACTACTTCTCTACTAAAAGAGGGCAGAATTATGACTACTGTGACAAAGGCGAAGAACGTTCGCCCTTTAGCAGAAAAAATGATAACTCTAGGCAAACGTGGAGACTTACACGCTAGAAGACAAGCCGCCTCTTTCATTCTAGAAAAAGAAGTAGTAGCCCAGTTGTTTGATGATATAGCTCCAAAATACGCCGAAAGAAATGGTGGATATACTAGGATAGTTAAAGTTGGTCCTAGAAAAGGAGATGCAGCAGAACAAGTTATTATAGAGCTAGTTTAACTAAAAGCTAAACTGACAGGACATGGGGCAGTTAACGGTTATAATCGGAAGCGGTTATAACCGATAACTGTTTTAGCCTGTCTTTTTAAATATTTGATACAGCCAAAATTGGCTCCCAAAAGGGAGGTAAAACCATGGAGAATATAATAGAAATAAAAAACTTATATCACTACTATAATAAAGACTCAGAAGATAAAGTCACTGCATTAGATGGAGTGTCTATAACTATACAAAAAGGTGAATTTGTAGTAATTATAGGACATAATGGTTCAGGCAAATCCACCTTGGCAAAACACTTAAATGGAATATTAGATTCAGAAAAGGGCTCAGTTATAATAGACGGAGAAAAACTAACAGAAGAGAACTATTGGAATATTCGACAAAAAGTTGGACTTGTATTTCAAAATCCTGACAATCAAATTATCGCAACAGTGGTTGAAGAAGACGTGGCTTTTGGGCCAGAAAACTTAGGCTTAGACCAAAAAACAATTATTCAACAAGTAGGAGAATCCCTAAAACAAGTAGGAATGGAAAACTATCGAAATCATGCTCCCCATCTTTTGTCAGGCGGGCAAAAACAAAGGGTAGCAATAGCAGGTATTTTAGCTATGCGCCCTAAATGCTTAGTTTTAGATGAGCCCACAGCCATGCTAGATCCTAAAGGTCGGAGAGAAGTTATGGAGACTGTAAAAGAACTAAACGAAAAAGAAAAAATAACAGTTGTTCATATAACCCACCATATGGATGAAGCAGCTTTAGCAGATCGAGTGATAGTGATGGAAAATGGGAGTGTTGTGATGCAAGGTAAGCCCAGAGAGGTTTTTAAGCAAGTTGAAAAACTAAGAGGTTTAGGATTAGATGTTCCCCTAGCTACAGAAATAGCTTATGATCTTAACAAAGAAGGCTATCACCTTCCCGATGACATAACAACAATAGACGAGTTGGTGAATTATTTATGTCAATAAAAGTTGAAAATTTAAGTCATGTTTACTCACCTAATACTCCCTTTGAAATAACAGCGCTAAGCGATGTAACAACTACGATTTCCCATGGCGAGTTTATCGGAATTATTGGTCATACCGGGTCAGGGAAATCTACTTTAATTCAACACCTTAATGGACTTTTAAAACCCACAAGCGGTAAAATCACAGTAGATGGTTTAGATTTAACATCAAGCCAAACTAAGTTAAAAGAAGTTAGGAAAAAGGTAGGTCTAGTTTTTCAGTATCCAGAACATCAACTATTTGAAGAAACAGTTTCTCAAGATGTAGCGTTCGGACCTAGAAATTTAGGAGTAGCGGAAAATGAAGCCATATTGCGAGCAAAAAAAGCACTGCAGTGGGTTAATCTTGATTATGAACAAATTAAAAATCGTTCACCCTTTGAACTTTCAGGGGGACAAATGAGAAGAGTCGCCTTAGCAGGAGTTTTAGCAATGGAGCCTAAGTACTTAATTTTAGATGAGCCGACGGCAGGGTTAGACCCTAAAGGTCGTGAAGATATATTGGGTAGAATAAAACAACTTCATAAGGAGCTAAACCTAACAATAATATTAGTTTCCCATAGCATGGATGAAATAGGAAAGCTAGTTGATAGAATTATGGTTATGGAAAAAGCAAAAATTTTTATCGACGACACTCCCAAGAAAGTTTTTTCAAAGAGGGATGAACTAATAAACTTAGGTTTAGACGTTCCAGAAGTAACCACATTGGCTGTTAAACTCAAAGAAAAAGGAATGGATATAGACTCAACTATTTATAAAGCAGAAGAGATGAAAAAAGAGTTGCGTAAGTTATTAGGGGGTGCCAGACCTTGAGTATTTTAAAAAATATAACAATTGGTCAATATTACCCCGGTTCATCATATGTTCATAACCTTGATCCTCGGCTAAAGCTCATGGCAACCCTTGTTCTAATAATCACTTTATTTTTCATAAATACTTTTTGGGGATATATCCCCTTGGTGATTCTATTATTTTTAACTATTAAATCTTCTCAAATACCGATAAGGATGGTACTTAAAGGCTTAAAGCCGCTATGGTTTTTAATAGCTTTTACTTTGATTTTACATGTCTTTTTTACATCAGGAGGGACAGCCCTAGTTTCTTTTTGGAGGGTAGAAATACAAAGCGCGGGAGTTTACCAAGGTTTTTTTATGGCATCCCGTTTGGCACTTTTAGTAATTAATACATCGATTTTAACTTTAACAACATCTCCGATAGCTTTAACCGACGCCATAGAAAGTCTTCTCTCTCCATTTAAGAAAATTGGGATACCAGCCCATGAACTAGCGATGATGATGACAATAGCCCTAAGATTTATCCCTACCCTATTAGAAGAAACAGATAAAATCATGAAGGCACAAATGGCAAGAGGAGCAGACTTTGAAAGTGGGAACATGCTGCGGAGGGCTAAAGCGCTAGTCCCTTTGTTAGTTCCTTTATTTATTAGCGCCTTTAGGCGAGCGGATGAGCTAGCCATGGCTATGGAATCAAGATGCTATCGTGGTGGAGAGGGAAGAACTAAAATGAAAGCATTAAAAGCAACAACTAAAGATTATTACCCCCTTATAGGGTCAATACTACTATTAATTATAATAATATTAACGCCATTTTTTTAGGTGATGAAAATGCATAACACAAAACTTACCGTTGAATATGACGGAACAAATTATAATGGTTTTCAAATACAATCACAAACAAAGAATCAAACCATACAAGGACACTTAGAAAGAGTTATAAATATGTTATATGGAGAAAAAATAAAAAGTATAATTTGCAGCAGAACAGATAAAGGAGTTCATGCAAAGGGGCAAGTAATAAACTTCCATCATAATAAAAACAAGTTTAACAGTTTTACTTTAATAAAGGCTATGAACGCAAACTTACCAGAAGATATAAGAGTAATAAAAGTAGAAAATGCGGCACCTGATTTTCATAGTAGATACCATGCTAAACGTAAAAAATACAGTTATTTAATCGACAACTCTATCGCCCACAGGCCTTTATTGAAAAGGTATTCTCATCATATTCCCCATAAATTGGACGTTCAAGCTATGCAAAACGGTGGAGATATTTTGTTAGGAACCCACGATTTTACATCTTTTAAAGGTAAAAAAGGTCTAACAAAATCGCCCATTCGTACGTTATATAACCTAAGCATCGAGGAAAAAAATCAGTTTATATATTTTGACGTAGAGGGCAACGGGTTTTTGTACAACATGGTTAGGATAATTGTGGGAACGTTGGTTAAAGTAGGTAGAGGACAGCAACCATATCAACATATTGAAAATATATTGAAAAAAAAAGACAGAGACTTTGCAGGGCCAACAGCGCCTGCCCATGGTCTGATACTTGAAAAAGTATACTATTAAATAACAATGTTACTTGACATTGAAAAAAAATTGTACTAAAATTATTAGAGTATGTATAATTCCATTAGCCCCGGGATTACTCATATCATAAGAAGTTAAATCAAGGAGGGAAACACCCATGCGTACAACCTTCATGGCAAAAGCTAACGAAGTTGAAAGAAAATGGTACATTGTAGACGCTGAAGGTCAAACCCTAGGTAGATTAGCTAGTGAAGTAGCTACTATCTTAAGGGGTAAACATAAAGCTATTTATACTCCCCATGTAGATACTGGAGATTTTGTAATTATTATCAATGCAGATAAAGCAGTTCTTACCGGGAAAAAGTTAGAGCAAAAAATTTATTACAAGCACTCTCAATATCCAGGTGGCCTTAAGAAAACCACAGCATCTCAAATGATGGATGAAAAACCAGAAAGAGCACTATACCTTGCTGTAAAAGGTATGTTGCCTCACAATAAACTGGGTAGTGCTATGCTTAAAAAACTACGTGTATACAGGGGTCAAGAACACCCCCACGAAGCCCAAATGCCAGTTGAGTGGCAATTACGTGGAAGTAGAAAGGGGGAATAGCAGATGGCAAATGTACAATTTATAGGGACTGGTCGTCGTAAAAAGTCAATTGCCAGAGTTAGGTTAATTCCTGGCGAAGGAAAAATTATAATTAACAAAAGAGATA
This genomic interval from Proteinivorax tanatarense contains the following:
- the truA gene encoding tRNA pseudouridine(38-40) synthase TruA is translated as MHNTKLTVEYDGTNYNGFQIQSQTKNQTIQGHLERVINMLYGEKIKSIICSRTDKGVHAKGQVINFHHNKNKFNSFTLIKAMNANLPEDIRVIKVENAAPDFHSRYHAKRKKYSYLIDNSIAHRPLLKRYSHHIPHKLDVQAMQNGGDILLGTHDFTSFKGKKGLTKSPIRTLYNLSIEEKNQFIYFDVEGNGFLYNMVRIIVGTLVKVGRGQQPYQHIENILKKKDRDFAGPTAPAHGLILEKVYY
- the rplM gene encoding 50S ribosomal protein L13, with translation MRTTFMAKANEVERKWYIVDAEGQTLGRLASEVATILRGKHKAIYTPHVDTGDFVIIINADKAVLTGKKLEQKIYYKHSQYPGGLKKTTASQMMDEKPERALYLAVKGMLPHNKLGSAMLKKLRVYRGQEHPHEAQMPVEWQLRGSRKGE